TCGTACCGGGAGACACCGCTCCCGGCACTGCGGAGGCCGACCGCAGCCGGGCGAGCAGCGCATCGGCGGCCGCCGGGTCGTCTTCGCGGTGTGCGGTGGCGCGGCCGAGGCCGGCCGTCAGGGTCCGTGCCTGCGCGTCCCATCGCCGGCAGTCCCGGCAGCCGGTGAGGTGGTCGTCGAGCCGGCGGGGGGTGAGCCCGGCGGGCAGTTCCTCGCCGTCGAGGCGGGCGGAGAGTGCCGTACGGATGCGCGAGCAGAGCATGCGGCCATCCTCCCCGACGCGCGGGTGTGCGGCGAGGGGCGGTCGCACGATGCGGGATGACGAGGCGGTGACGGGCTGGGC
This Streptomyces decoyicus DNA region includes the following protein-coding sequences:
- a CDS encoding zf-HC2 domain-containing protein, with amino-acid sequence MLCSRIRTALSARLDGEELPAGLTPRRLDDHLTGCRDCRRWDAQARTLTAGLGRATAHREDDPAAADALLARLRSASAVPGAVSPGTTDHGGTRAG